The Canis aureus isolate CA01 chromosome 11, VMU_Caureus_v.1.0, whole genome shotgun sequence genome has a segment encoding these proteins:
- the RTCB gene encoding RNA-splicing ligase RtcB homolog isoform X1, protein MEGVGGFLPAMKQIGNVAALPGIVHRSIGLPDVHSGYGFAIGNMAAFDMNDPEAVVSPGGVGFDINCGVRLLRTNLDESDVQPVKEQLAQAMFDHIPVGVGSKGVIPMSAKDLEEALEMGVDWSLREGYAWAEDKEHCEEYGRMLQADPNKVSARAKKRGLPQLGTLGAGNHYAEIQVVDEIFNEYAAKKMGIDHKGQVCVMIHSGSRGLGHQVATDALVAMEKAMKRDKIIVNDRQLACARIASPEGQDYLKGMAAAGNYAWVNRSSMTFLTRQAFAKVFNTTPDDLDLHVIYDVSHNIAKVEQHVVDGKERTLLVHRKGSTRAFPPHHPLIAVDYQLTGQPVLIGGTMGTCSYVLTGTEQGMTETFGTTCHGAGRALSRAKSRRNLDFQDVLDKLADMGIAIRVASPKLVMEEAPESYKNVTDVVNTCHDAGISKKAIKLRPIAVIKG, encoded by the exons ATGGAAG GTGTTGGTGGCTTCCTACCAGCCATGAAACAAATTGGCAACGTGGCAGCCCTGCCTGGGATTGTTCAT AGATCTATTGGGCTTCCTGATGTCCATTCAGGTTATGGGTTTGCTATTGGGAATATGGCAGCCTTCGATATGAATGACCCCGAAGCAGTGGTATCCCCAG GTGGTGTCGGATTTGACATCAACTGTGGTGTCCGCTTGCTAAGAACCAATTTAGATGAAAGCGATGTCCAGCCTGTGAAGGAGCAGCTTGCCCAAGCTATGTTTGACCATATTCCCGTTGGAGTGGGATCAAAAGGTGTCATCCCCATGAGTGCCAA AGACTTGGAGGAGGCCTTAGAGATGGGTGTGGATTGGTCCCTGAGGGAAGGCTATGCCTGGGCTGAGGACAAGGAGCACTGTGAGGAGTACGGCAGGATGTTGCAGGCCGACCCCAATAAAGTCTCTGCAAGGGCTAAGAAAAGAGGCCTTCCTCAG TTGGGAACCCTGGGAGCAGGCAACCACTATGCAGAAATCCAGGTTGTGGATGAGATTTTCAATGAGTATGCTGCTAAGAAAATGGGCATCGACCATAAGGGACAAGTGTGTGTGATGATCCACAGTGGAAGCAGAGGCTTGGGCCACCAAGTAGCCACAG ATGCACTGGTAGCTATGGAAAAAGCCATGAAAAGAGACAAGATTATAGTCAACGACCGGCAGTTGGCTTGTGCTCGGATTGCTTCCCCAGAGGGTCAGGACTACCTGAAGGGGATGGCAGCTGCTGGGAACTATGCCTGGGTCAACCGCTCTTCCATGACCTTCTTAACCCGTCAG GCTTTTGCCAAGGTCTTCAACACAACCCCTGATGACTTGGATCTACATGTGATCTATGATGTTTCTCACAATATTGCCAAAGTAGAACAGCACGTGGTGGATGGAAAGGAACGGACACTGTTGGTACACAGGAAGGGATCCACTCGGGCTTTCCCTCCTCACCATCCCCTCATTGCTGTGGATTACCAA ctcactGGACAGCCGGTGCTCATTGGTGGCACCATGGGCACCTGCAGTTACGTTCTTACGGGCACCGAGCAGGGCATGACGGAGACCTTTGGGACCACTTGCCATGGAGCG GGCCGTGCATTGTCCCGAGCAAAATCTCGTCGTAATTTAGATTTCCAGGATGTCTTGGACAAACTGGCAGATATGGGAATCGCAATCCGAGTTGCCTCACCCAAACTGGTTATGGAAGAG GCTCCTGAGTCCTATAAGAATGTGACGGATGTGGTGAACACCTGCCATGATGCTGGAATCAGCAAGAAGGCCATTAAACTGAGACCGATTGCTGTGATCAAAGGATAG